A region from the Panicum hallii strain FIL2 chromosome 1, PHallii_v3.1, whole genome shotgun sequence genome encodes:
- the LOC112879081 gene encoding glucan endo-1,3-beta-glucosidase 14-like produces the protein MAPRWKSGDGRRRLLLLLCCCLLAFPCHAQVTNVSHRSDQAIHSFVGTYGINYGRIADNLPPPEDVVRLLKLARIRNVKIYDAEHKVLDAFRGSGLNLVVAIPNEFLKDMAANPSKAMDWLNENVQPYYPSTRIVGITVGNEVLGGGDTGLAEALVGAVVNVHDALRMLGLDRKIELSTPHSEAVFANSYPPSSCVFRGDLMVYLRPLLDFFSKTGAPFYVNAYPFLAYMSDPSHIDINYALFKPNSGIVDPKTNLHYDNMFEAQLDAAYFALEAAGYPRMEVRVAETGWASAGDATEAGAGMVNAVTYNRNLRKRLFLRKGTPYRPNRVAKAYIFALFNENLKPGPTTERHYGLFKPDGSVSINIGLKGLVASSAAAPPPPSLMAFKRVRAWGWIVQYAAALLPCTLIFLALAT, from the exons ATGGCGCCGCGGTGGAAGTCCGGCGACGGGCGCCGccggctgctcctgctcctctgCTGCTGCCTCCTCGCCTTCCCCTGCCACGCTCAAGTCACCAACGTCTCCCACCGCTCAGACCAAG CCATCCACTCGTTCGTGGGCACGTACGGGATCAACTACGGCCGCATCGCCGACAACCTGCCGCCGCCGGAGGACGTGGTGCggctgctgaagctggcccggATCCGGAACGTGAAGATCTACGACGCCGAGCACAAGGTGCTGGACGCGTTCCGGGGCAGCGGGCTCAACCTCGTGGTGGCCATCCCCAACGAGTTCCTCAAGGACATGGCCGCCAACCCGAGCAAGGCGATGGACTGGCTGAACGAGAACGTGCAGCCGTACTACCCGTCCACGCGCATCGTCGGCATCACCGTCGGCAACGAGGTGCTGGGCGGCGGCGACACCGGGCTCGCCGAGGCGCTCGTCGGCGCCGTCGTCAACGTGCACGACGCGCTCAGGATGCTCGGCCTCGACCGCAAGATCGAGCTCTCCACGCCACATTCGGAGGCCGTCTTCGCCAACTCCTACCCGCCGTCCTCCTGCGTCTTCCGCGGCGACCTCATGGTGTACCTCCGCCCGCTGCTGGACTTCTTCTCCAAGACCGGCGCGCCCTTCTACGTCAACGCCTACCCGTTCCTCGCCTACATGAGCGACCCGTCGCACATCGACATCAACTACGCGCTCTTCAAGCCCAACTCCGGCATCGTCGACCCCAAGACCAACCTGCACTACGACAACATGTTCGAGGCCCAGCTCGACGCCGCCTACTTCGCGCTCGAGGCCGCGGGGTACCCGCGCATGGAGGTGCGCGTGGCGGAGACCGGCTGGGCGTCCGCCGGCGACGCCACCGAGGCCGGCGCCGGCATGGTGAACGCCGTCACCTACAACCGAAACCTCAGGAAGCGCCTCTTCCTGCGCAAGGGGACGCCCTACAGGCCCAACCGGGTGGCCAAGGCTTACATCTTCGCGCTCTTCAACGAGAACCTCAAGCCCGGGCCCACCACCGAGCGCCACTACGGCCTCTTCAAGCCCGACGGCAGCGTCTCCATTAACATCGGCCTCAAGGGGCTCGTGGCatcctccgcggcggcgccgccgccgccatctctcatGGCGTTCAAG AGAGTTCGGGCATGGGGGTGGATTGTACAGTATGCGGCCGCGCTTCTTCCATGTACATTGATTTTTCTAGCATTAGCAACATGA
- the LOC112885954 gene encoding protein WVD2-like 5, with product MEDVVDDVIDATGPAAAVEDGASGKSALPSLGGHGEEEHGEKGNEDNSGESEVINPPEEAGGEATSPPEGRKPRLSKGNQSHGPKAVKSKSPRSGDEGQARRRTPNSSLPKATVARVSNGDVGVGSNKPVKNESHSSSKDAALLDDSKEKRKTQKSSGQHSSIRRDEEESNCESTKPRKVGSTPSYGFTFKCDERSEKRREFYSKLEEKIHARELEISSLQAKSKETEEAELKMLRKSLNFKATPMPSFYKEPIPAKVELKKIPPTRAKSPKLGRSKNKSTPEIEENTMSDQPARPSLEEKVPQNGVKKSTPSNSAKKPQRKSLPRLPSQETGLLDDTASSSPARQLKSTKPIAGSAQETQSATGQLPGAEMKTDSVRGPIQAGADPDEQIAV from the exons ATGGAGGATGTGGTAGATGACGTCATCGACGCAACGGGTCCGGCGGCGGCCGTCGAGGATGGGGCCAGTGGGAAGTCTGCATTGCCTAGCTTAGGGGGCCATGGTGAGGAAGAGCATGGGGAGAAAGGCAATGAGGATAACTCAGGGGAGAGCGAGGTGATTAACCCGCCCGAAGAGGCCGGAGGGGAGGCCACCTCGCCCCCCGAGGGCAGGAAGCCTCGCCTTTCCAAG GGGAACCAAAGTCATGGACCTAAGGCTGTGAAGTCTAAGAGCCCAAGGAGTGGAGATGAAGGTCAGGCAAGGAGAAGAACTCCCAATTCTTCTCTTCCTAAGGCAACTGTTGCTCGGGTATCCAATGGTGATGTCGGTGTCGGTAGTAAC AAACCTGTCAAGAATGAGTCTCATTCATCTTCCAAGGATGCAGCATTGCTGGATGACTCCAA ggagaaaaggaaaactCAAAAGTCATCAGGCCAGCACTCTTCCATCAGAAGAGATGAAGAAGAGTCCAACTGTGAGAGTACAAAGCCTCGAAAAGTTGGCAGCACTCCTTCATACGGCTTCACCTTCAAGTGTGATGAGAGATCTGAAAAAAGACGAGAG TTCTATTCGAAGCTTGAGGAGAAGATTCATGCAAGAGAGTTAGAAATAAGCAGTTTGCAAGCTAAATCAAAG GAAACTGAAGAAGCAGAACTCAAAATGCTGCGAAAGAGTTTGAATTTCAAGGCAACACCAATGCCCAGCTTCTATAAGGAACCAATTCCTGCCAAGGTTGAACTGAAAAAG ATCCCCCCAACCAGAGCTAAATCACCAAAGCTTGGTCGTTCTAAAAACAAGTCCACACCAGAGATCGAAGAAAATACTATGTCGGACCAACCTGCCCGTCCAAGCCTCGAGGAAAAGGTTCCTCAGAATGGTGTGAAAAAATCAACCCCATCAAATTCAGCAAAGAAGCCCCAGAGGAAGTCACTCCCCAGATTGCCATCACAGGAAACTGGTCTGCTCGATGACACAGCAAGCTCATCACCTGCAAGGCAGCTAAAGAGCACCAAGCCAATTGCAGGTAGTGCTCAAGAGACACAGTCAGCTACAGGGCAGCTACCGGGAGCTGAGATGAAGACAGATTCCGTTCGGGGTCCGATCCAAGCTGGAGCTGATCCTGATGAACAGATTGCCGTCTAG
- the LOC112878195 gene encoding EIN3-binding F-box protein 2-like has product MPAFCAYGDGGCLVSAPAELSGLFCRGGAVQQRKRALVAASAVAAAAAECVRAAKKQRQLPLPSLDALPDECLFEILRRVPAGRGRGASACVSRRWLALLGSIRASELAQAAAAAADIPALPDLNEEFVMEEEEDDDETPAVPFVERVLEGKEATDVRLAAMAVVAGSRGGLEKLAVRGSHPTRGVTDQGLSAVARGSPNLSSLALWDVPLVTDAGLAEVAAGCPSLERLDISSCPLITDKGLLAVAKGCPNLVSLTIEACSGVGNEGLRAIGRCCTKLQAVNIKNCANVGDQGISSLVCSATASLAKIRLQGLNITDASLAVIGYYGKAVTDLTLTRLATVGERGFWVMANAAGLQNLRCMSVTSCPGITDLALSSIAKFCPSLKQLYLRKCGHVSDAGLTAFTESAKVFENLQLEECNRVTLVGILSFLRNCSQKFRALSLAKCMGIKDICSAPAQLPLCRSLRFLTIKDCPGFTDASLAVVGMICPQLEQVDLSGLGEVTDSGLLPLIQSSEAGLIKVDLSGCKNITDAAVSSLVKAHGKSLKKVSLEGCSKITDVSLFTISESCTELAELDLSNCMVSDYGVAILASARHLKLRVLSLSGCSNVTQKSVPYLSNLGQSLEGLNLQFCNMIGNHNVASLEKKLWWCDILA; this is encoded by the exons ATGCCTGCGTTCTGCGCTTATGGAG ATGGTGGGTGCCTCGTCTCGGCGCCGGCGGAGCTGTCCGGGCTCTtctgccgcggcggcgccgtgcAGCAGCGGAAGCGCGCGCTGGTGGCCGCGTCCGCGGTCGCCGCGGCGGCTGCGGAGTGCGTGAGGGCCGCCAAGAAGCAGAGGCAGCTGCCGCTGCCGTCGCTCGACGCGCTCCCCGACGAGTGCCTCTTCGAGATCCTGCGCCGCGTGcccgccggccgcggccgcggcgcctcCGCCTGCGTCTCCCGCCGCTGGCTCGCGCTCCTCGGCAGCATCCGGGCCTCCGAGCTCGCccaggccgcggcggcggcggcggacatcCCGGCGCTGCCCGACCTTAACGAGGAGTTCGtcatggaggaggaggaggacgacgacgagacCCCCGCGGTTCCGTTCGTCGAGAGGGTGCTCGAGGGCAAGGAGGCCACCGACGTCCGCCTGGCCGCCATGGCCGTCGTCGCCGGATCCCGTGGCGGGTTGGAGAAGCTCGCCGTCCGCGGCAGCCACCCAACCCGTGGCGTCACGGACCAGGGGCTCTCGGCGGTTGCACGCGGCAGCCCCAACCTCAGCTCGCTCGCCCTCTGGGATGTGCCTCTTGTCACTGATGCGGGGCTTGCGGAGGTCGCCGCCGGGTGCCCCTCGCTGGAGCGTCTGGACATCTCTAGCTGCCCCCTTATCACAGACAAGGGCCTCCTTGCCGTCGCGAAGGGGTGCCCCAACTTGGTGTCTCTGACCATCGAGGCATGCTCCGGTGTGGGCAACGAGGGCCTCAGGGCGATTGGCCGCTGCTGCACGAAGTTGCAGGCTGTGAACATCAAGAACTGCGCTAATGTTGGCGACCAAGGCATCTCCAGCCTGGTGTGCTCTGCTACTGCCTCGCTTGCCAAGATCCGGCTCCAGGGATTGAACATCACTGATGCTTCGCTTGCTGTGATTGGGTACTATGGGAAGGCTGTCACTGACCTTACACTTACTCGGCTCGCTACTGTTGGTGAGAGGGGTTTCTGGGTGATGGCTAATGCAGCTGGCCTGCAGAATCTCAGGTGCATGAGTGTTACCTCTTGCCCTGGGATCACCGATCTTGCTCTCTCTTCTATTGCCAAGTTCTGCCCAAGCTTGAAGCAGCTTTACCTCAGGAAGTGTGGACATGTGTCAGATGCTGGCCTTACAGCTTTCACAGAATCAGCAAAGGTGTTTGAGAACTTGCAGCTTGAGGAATGCAACCGGGTTACTCTTGTTGGTATTCTTTCTTTCCTCCGCAACTGCAGCCAGAAGTTCAGGGCGCTCTCTTTGGCGAAATGCATGGGAATCAAGGATATCTGCTCTGCGCCTGCACAGCTTCCTCTCTGCAGATCACTTCGTTTCCTGACGATCAAGGATTGCCCAGGGTTCACTGATGCAAGCTTGGCTGTGGTGGGGATGATTTGCCCTCAGTTAGAGCAGGTTGACCTGAGTGGTCTTGGTGAGGTCACTGACAGTGGGCTTCTTCCTCTGATCCAGTCTTCGGAAGCTGGTCTGATCAAGGTTGACTTGAGTGGTTGCAAGAACATCACAGATGCCGCTGTTTCCTCCCTGGTGAAGGCACATGGAAAATCTCTGAAGAAAGTTAGCCTTGAGGGTTGCAGCAAGATAACAGATGTTAGCCTCTTCACCATATCTGAGAGCTGCACTGAGCTTGCCGAGCTTGATCTTTCAAACTGCATGGTTAGTGACTATGGTGTCGCCATCCTGGCATCCGCAAGGCACCTCAAGCTTCGTGTTCTCTCACTGTCTGGTTGCTCCAATGTCACTCAGAAGAGCGTGCCATACTTGAGCAACCTGGGCCAGTCTCTAGAGGGCCTCAACCTTCAGTTCTGCAACATGATTGGCAACCACAACGTTGCATCACTGGAGAAGAAGCTCTGGTGGTGTGACATCCTTGCTTAG